A genomic stretch from Streptomyces sp. QL37 includes:
- the tuf gene encoding elongation factor Tu codes for MPKTAYVRTKPHLNIGTMGHVDHGKTTLTAAITKVLSDRGTGTFVPFDRIDRAPEEAQRGITINIAHVEYETDTRHYAHVDMPGHADYIKNMVTGAAQLDGAILVVSALDGIMPQTAEHVLLARQVGVDHIVVALNKADAGDPELTDLVELEVRELLSAHGYGGDTVPVVRVSGLGALQGDPRWTASIEGLLDAVDTYVPMPVRYTDAPFLLSVENVLTITGRGTVVTGAVERGTVRVGDRVSVLGADVETVVTGLETFGKPMESAEAGDNVALLLRGVERDRVRRGHVVAAPGSVTPSRRFTAQVYVLSAREGGRTTPVATGYRPQFYIRTADVVGDVDLGEAAVARPGDTVTMTVELGRDIPLESGLGFAIREGGRTVGAGTVTGLL; via the coding sequence ATGCCCAAGACGGCATACGTGCGCACCAAGCCGCATCTCAACATCGGCACCATGGGCCACGTCGACCACGGCAAGACCACCCTGACCGCCGCCATCACCAAGGTGCTCAGCGACCGCGGCACCGGCACCTTCGTGCCGTTCGACCGGATCGACCGGGCCCCCGAGGAGGCCCAGCGCGGCATCACCATCAACATCGCGCACGTCGAGTACGAGACGGACACCCGGCACTACGCGCACGTCGACATGCCAGGGCACGCCGACTACATCAAGAACATGGTCACCGGGGCGGCGCAGCTCGACGGGGCGATCCTCGTCGTCTCCGCGCTCGACGGCATCATGCCGCAGACCGCGGAGCACGTCCTGCTGGCCCGTCAGGTCGGCGTCGACCACATCGTCGTCGCCCTCAACAAGGCCGACGCCGGCGACCCCGAGCTCACCGACCTGGTCGAGCTGGAGGTCCGTGAGCTGCTGTCCGCGCACGGATACGGCGGGGACACCGTGCCCGTCGTAAGGGTGTCGGGGCTCGGCGCGCTCCAGGGAGACCCACGCTGGACCGCGTCCATCGAGGGTCTGCTGGACGCGGTCGACACGTACGTACCGATGCCGGTGCGCTACACCGACGCGCCGTTCCTCCTGTCCGTCGAGAACGTGCTCACCATCACCGGCCGAGGCACCGTCGTCACCGGAGCCGTGGAGCGCGGGACGGTGCGCGTCGGGGACCGGGTGTCGGTGCTCGGCGCGGATGTCGAGACGGTCGTGACAGGGCTGGAGACCTTCGGGAAGCCGATGGAGTCCGCCGAGGCCGGCGACAACGTCGCCCTGCTGCTGCGCGGGGTCGAGCGCGACCGTGTCCGCCGCGGCCACGTGGTGGCGGCGCCCGGCAGCGTGACGCCGAGCAGGCGTTTCACCGCGCAGGTGTACGTCCTGTCGGCTCGGGAAGGGGGCCGGACCACCCCGGTCGCCACGGGATACCGGCCGCAGTTCTACATCCGTACGGCGGACGTCGTCGGTGACGTCGACCTCGGCGAGGCGGCGGTGGCACGGCCCGGCGACACGGTCACCATGACCGTCGAGCTCGGCCGTGACATCCCGCTGGAGTCCGGCCTCGGCTTCGCGATCCGCGAGGGCGGCCGCACGGTCGGCGCCGGCACGGTCACCGGTCTGCTCTGA
- a CDS encoding patatin-like phospholipase family protein yields MADTALVLGAGGVTGTAWETGILHGLAKAGVDLSTADLIVGSSAGAIVGAQLAFGLAGVGDLYERQVASPESEKGAAGRLGPVTILRYARAVLSSRTPDEYGRRLGALARDSRLAATADERRESIASRLPSPEWPERHLLITAVDALTGALHTFDRTGTVALTDAVTASCAVPAVWPVVSAGGGSWIDGGVHSPANAHLASGYERVVVIAPTASGNKVIASPRAQAAELEAAGARVEVITPDAGTRKAIGRDSLDPARRPAAARAGLAQSAAHTEAVAAVWNG; encoded by the coding sequence ATGGCAGACACAGCTCTCGTACTGGGTGCCGGAGGCGTCACCGGCACCGCCTGGGAAACCGGCATCCTGCACGGCCTCGCCAAGGCGGGCGTCGACCTCTCCACCGCCGACCTGATCGTCGGGAGCTCGGCGGGGGCCATCGTCGGGGCGCAGCTGGCATTCGGCCTCGCCGGTGTCGGCGACCTCTACGAGCGGCAGGTGGCCTCCCCGGAGAGCGAGAAGGGAGCGGCGGGCCGGCTCGGCCCCGTCACCATCCTGCGGTACGCGAGAGCCGTGCTCTCCTCCCGCACACCCGACGAGTACGGACGCAGGCTGGGCGCCCTGGCCCGGGACAGCCGCCTCGCAGCGACCGCGGACGAACGGCGTGAGTCGATCGCGAGCAGGCTCCCGTCGCCCGAATGGCCCGAACGGCATCTGCTGATCACCGCCGTGGACGCGCTGACGGGCGCTCTGCACACCTTCGACAGGACGGGCACGGTCGCGCTCACCGACGCCGTCACCGCCAGCTGCGCGGTCCCAGCGGTCTGGCCCGTGGTCAGCGCCGGCGGCGGGAGCTGGATCGACGGCGGCGTGCACTCCCCGGCCAACGCCCACCTCGCCTCCGGCTACGAACGCGTCGTCGTGATCGCACCCACGGCGAGTGGCAACAAGGTGATCGCCTCGCCCCGCGCGCAGGCCGCCGAACTGGAGGCAGCGGGCGCCCGCGTCGAGGTCATCACCCCGGACGCCGGAACCCGCAAGGCCATCGGCCGCGACTCCCTGGACCCCGCACGCCGGCCCGCGGCGGCCAGGGCCGGCCTCGCACAGTCCGCCGCCCACACCGAAGCGGTCGCCGCGGTGTGGAACGGCTGA
- a CDS encoding fused MFS/spermidine synthase, with amino-acid sequence MNEPIPVIRDTDCGTARLLPDVDRDRAWLLTVDGAPQSYVDLDEPEHLEFEYVRRLGHVVDLAGAPGAPLDTVHLGGGALTLPRYVAATRPGSRQDVAEADLGLVDLVREHLPLPQGAGVTVYGTDARGWLEGAPEDSADLLIADVFGGARVPAHLTSVEYARAAGRVLRKDGIYAANLADGAPFAFLRSQLANFAEVFDELALIAEPAVLRGRRFGNAVLLASRAPIDIAPLTRLCAADAFPARVEHGAALTRFTRGAKPVRDSEAVASPEPPEGAFGIG; translated from the coding sequence GTGAACGAGCCGATACCCGTCATCCGCGACACCGACTGCGGCACCGCCAGGCTGCTGCCCGACGTCGACCGGGACCGGGCCTGGCTGCTCACGGTCGACGGCGCCCCGCAGTCCTACGTCGATCTCGACGAGCCGGAGCACCTCGAATTCGAGTACGTACGCCGGCTCGGCCATGTCGTGGACCTGGCCGGCGCCCCGGGCGCGCCACTGGACACGGTGCATCTCGGCGGCGGCGCGCTGACCCTGCCGCGGTACGTCGCGGCCACCCGCCCCGGCTCGCGGCAGGACGTGGCGGAGGCGGACCTGGGCCTCGTCGACCTTGTCCGCGAGCATCTGCCGCTGCCCCAGGGGGCGGGCGTCACCGTCTACGGCACCGATGCCCGGGGGTGGCTGGAAGGGGCGCCGGAGGACTCCGCCGACCTGTTGATCGCCGATGTCTTCGGCGGAGCGCGGGTGCCCGCGCACCTCACCTCCGTGGAATACGCGCGGGCCGCCGGACGCGTCCTGCGGAAGGACGGCATCTACGCGGCCAACCTGGCCGACGGTGCCCCCTTCGCCTTCCTCCGGTCGCAACTGGCCAACTTCGCGGAGGTCTTCGACGAGCTCGCCCTCATCGCCGAACCGGCTGTCCTGCGCGGCCGACGGTTCGGGAACGCCGTGCTGCTCGCCTCCCGCGCCCCGATCGACATCGCTCCGCTCACCCGGCTGTGCGCCGCCGACGCGTTCCCCGCGCGCGTCGAGCACGGTGCGGCGCTCACCCGGTTCACGCGCGGTGCGAAACCGGTGCGGGACAGCGAGGCGGTGGCCTCACCCGAGCCCCCCGAGGGCGCCTTCGGCATCGGCTGA
- a CDS encoding MFS transporter translates to MTSAAPSPSPALRSLPEGRNFGLLTAAAIITSLGTNGALIAAAFAVLESGGDSGDVGLVAAARTAPLVLFLLIGGAVADRLPRHRVMVAANTLNCVSQAVFAWLVLAGDAQLWHMMLLTALCGTGQAFFGPAAEGMLMSSVSGEQAARAFAFFRMSMHGAAIGGAALGGAMIAAMDPGWVLAVDAAAFAVAGVLRAFLDVSHIPSRAPGGGLLADLRDGWQEVVGRPWLWAVVLQFSVVVAVVGAAEAVYGPLVARDELGGARPWGFALAAFGVGTLGGALLMMRWKPRRLLLAGTLCVFPLALPSAGLAIPLPVAGLCAVMFVTGVAIEVFGVSWMTALHQEIPEEKLSRVAAYDWFGSVAMVPLATAAAGPVETLVGRSQALWGCAALIVLVTAGVLFVPDVRNLTRRTSVKQVSVPERSRESADAEGALGGLG, encoded by the coding sequence GTGACTTCCGCCGCCCCCTCCCCCTCGCCCGCCCTCCGCTCCCTGCCGGAAGGCCGCAATTTCGGTCTGCTGACCGCCGCCGCGATCATCACGAGCCTGGGCACCAACGGCGCTCTGATCGCGGCGGCGTTCGCGGTTCTGGAGTCGGGCGGCGACAGCGGCGACGTGGGCCTCGTCGCCGCCGCGCGTACGGCGCCCCTGGTGCTCTTCCTGCTGATCGGCGGCGCGGTGGCGGACCGGCTGCCGCGCCACCGGGTGATGGTGGCCGCGAACACGCTCAACTGTGTCTCGCAGGCGGTCTTCGCCTGGCTGGTGCTCGCCGGCGACGCCCAGCTGTGGCACATGATGCTGCTGACGGCGCTCTGCGGCACCGGGCAGGCATTCTTCGGCCCGGCGGCCGAGGGCATGCTGATGTCCAGCGTCAGCGGTGAACAGGCGGCCCGCGCCTTCGCCTTCTTCCGGATGTCGATGCACGGCGCGGCCATCGGCGGCGCGGCGCTCGGCGGGGCGATGATCGCGGCCATGGATCCGGGCTGGGTGCTGGCGGTCGACGCGGCCGCTTTCGCCGTCGCAGGTGTCCTCCGGGCCTTCCTCGACGTGAGCCACATTCCTTCGCGCGCACCCGGCGGCGGGCTGCTCGCCGATCTCCGGGACGGCTGGCAAGAGGTCGTCGGGCGTCCCTGGCTCTGGGCCGTCGTGCTGCAGTTCTCCGTGGTCGTGGCCGTCGTAGGGGCCGCCGAGGCGGTGTACGGACCGCTGGTGGCGCGGGACGAGCTCGGAGGTGCCCGCCCCTGGGGGTTCGCGCTCGCGGCGTTCGGAGTCGGCACGCTGGGCGGGGCCCTGCTGATGATGCGGTGGAAACCCAGGCGGCTGCTGCTGGCCGGGACGCTCTGCGTGTTCCCCCTGGCCCTGCCGTCGGCGGGGCTCGCGATCCCGCTGCCGGTGGCGGGCCTCTGCGCGGTGATGTTCGTGACCGGGGTCGCCATCGAGGTGTTCGGCGTCTCCTGGATGACGGCCCTTCACCAGGAGATCCCGGAGGAGAAGCTGTCCCGGGTCGCGGCGTACGACTGGTTCGGCTCGGTGGCGATGGTGCCGCTGGCCACGGCCGCGGCCGGCCCGGTGGAGACGCTCGTCGGCCGCAGCCAGGCCCTCTGGGGCTGTGCCGCTCTGATCGTGCTGGTGACGGCGGGCGTGTTGTTCGTCCCGGACGTACGGAATCTGACGCGCCGCACCTCGGTGAAGCAGGTCAGCGTCCCTGAGCGGTCCCGGGAATCAGCCGATGCCGAAGGCGCCCTCGGGGGGCTCGGGTGA
- a CDS encoding DUF4442 domain-containing protein, which yields MTVGEILSASVPMVRTLGITYLETTAERAVLSLPDRADYHNHLGGPHAGAMFTLAESASGAIVVAAFGDQMARAVPLPVTTEMAFKKVAMGELTATAVLGRPAAEVVAELDEGKRPEFPVSVEIRRADGAVTSEMSVVWTLRPNR from the coding sequence ATGACAGTCGGCGAGATCCTTTCCGCGAGCGTCCCGATGGTCCGGACCCTTGGCATCACGTACCTCGAGACGACCGCGGAGCGCGCTGTCCTCTCGCTCCCCGACCGGGCGGATTACCACAACCACCTCGGCGGACCCCACGCCGGTGCGATGTTCACGCTCGCCGAGTCGGCGAGCGGCGCGATCGTCGTCGCCGCGTTCGGCGACCAGATGGCCCGGGCCGTTCCGCTGCCCGTCACCACGGAGATGGCCTTCAAGAAGGTGGCGATGGGCGAACTCACCGCGACGGCGGTGCTGGGCCGCCCGGCTGCCGAGGTCGTCGCCGAACTCGACGAGGGCAAGCGCCCGGAGTTTCCCGTGAGCGTCGAGATCCGGCGCGCCGACGGCGCCGTCACCAGCGAGATGAGCGTGGTCTGGACACTGCGCCCGAACCGCTGA
- a CDS encoding DedA family protein yields MHVQEWLETVPAVSIYLLVGLVIGLESLGIPLPGEIILVSSALLASQHGDIDPVVLGACASAGAIIGDSIGYAIGRKGGRPLLAWLGGKFPKHFGAPQIAMAERSFEKWGMWAVFFGRFVALLRIFAGPLAGVLHMPYWKFLVANVLGGIVWAGGTTAVIYSVGVVAEAWLKRFSWLGLLAAVLIGLVSMLVLKNRAKKAAERADHPVPATEPDAVPAD; encoded by the coding sequence TTGCACGTCCAGGAGTGGCTCGAGACCGTGCCCGCGGTCAGTATTTACCTCCTGGTGGGGCTCGTCATCGGACTCGAGAGCCTGGGCATTCCGCTGCCCGGCGAGATCATCCTCGTGAGTTCGGCGCTCCTCGCCTCCCAGCACGGCGACATCGACCCCGTGGTGCTCGGCGCCTGCGCGTCCGCCGGAGCGATCATCGGTGACTCCATCGGGTACGCCATCGGCCGCAAGGGAGGCCGCCCCCTGCTCGCCTGGCTCGGCGGAAAGTTCCCCAAGCACTTCGGGGCGCCCCAGATCGCCATGGCGGAGCGGTCGTTCGAGAAGTGGGGCATGTGGGCGGTCTTCTTCGGCCGCTTCGTCGCACTGCTGCGGATCTTCGCGGGACCGCTTGCCGGTGTCCTGCACATGCCGTACTGGAAGTTCCTCGTCGCCAACGTGCTCGGCGGGATCGTCTGGGCCGGCGGCACCACCGCCGTCATCTACTCGGTGGGAGTCGTCGCCGAGGCGTGGCTCAAGCGCTTCTCATGGCTGGGGCTGCTGGCCGCCGTGCTCATCGGTCTGGTCTCGATGCTGGTGCTGAAGAACCGCGCCAAGAAGGCCGCGGAGCGGGCCGACCACCCGGTGCCCGCAACCGAGCCGGACGCGGTCCCGGCCGACTGA
- a CDS encoding gamma carbonic anhydrase family protein gives MALQALVTGIGGKEPDIDPDAFLAPTSVVIGDVSLAAGSSVWYHAVLRADAGPISLGPDSNIQDNCSVHTDPGFPLTVGARVSVGHNAVLHGCVIEDDVLVGMGATVLNGAHIGAGSLIAAQALVPQGMRVPPGSLVAGVPAKVRRELTAEEREGIAFNAAGYVELAKAHRAAHQED, from the coding sequence ATGGCATTGCAGGCATTGGTCACCGGTATCGGCGGCAAGGAGCCGGACATCGATCCGGACGCCTTCCTCGCCCCGACGTCCGTCGTGATCGGCGACGTGTCGTTGGCCGCGGGCTCCAGCGTCTGGTACCACGCGGTGCTGCGCGCCGACGCAGGCCCGATCTCCCTCGGCCCCGACAGCAACATCCAGGACAACTGCAGCGTGCACACGGACCCGGGCTTCCCGCTGACGGTGGGCGCCAGGGTCTCGGTCGGTCACAACGCCGTGCTGCACGGCTGCGTCATCGAGGACGACGTCCTGGTCGGCATGGGCGCCACCGTGCTCAACGGGGCGCACATCGGGGCGGGTTCCCTGATCGCCGCACAGGCACTCGTGCCGCAGGGGATGCGGGTGCCGCCGGGGTCCCTCGTCGCCGGTGTGCCCGCGAAGGTCAGGCGGGAGCTGACCGCCGAGGAACGCGAGGGCATCGCCTTCAACGCGGCGGGTTACGTGGAGCTGGCGAAGGCCCACCGCGCGGCGCACCAGGAGGACTGA
- a CDS encoding DapH/DapD/GlmU-related protein, with product MPKNRNSFSSLALRRRGLASRAVHRVWAWVQETGAVTAQHPGRLRFRRIGTGTRLAFPQGTVFGEPWIELGDHCIIGEQVTLTAGLMPDLDLGSETVLTLGDGVVLGRGSHVIADTSVSIGSDTYCGPYVYITSTNHSYDDPHEPVGKQWPRMEPVEIGPGCWIGTGAVILPGARLGRNVVVAAGAVVRGEVPDHAVVAGAPARVVRSWDPEKGWQPPLRTPAPVPIPDGVTPEQLAAVALLLEDAADGA from the coding sequence GTGCCGAAGAACCGGAACTCGTTCTCCTCCCTGGCCCTCCGGCGGCGTGGCCTCGCGTCCCGCGCCGTCCACCGCGTCTGGGCCTGGGTGCAGGAGACCGGAGCGGTCACCGCGCAGCACCCCGGGCGCCTCCGGTTCCGCCGTATCGGTACGGGAACCCGGCTCGCCTTCCCCCAGGGCACCGTCTTCGGGGAACCCTGGATCGAACTGGGCGACCACTGCATCATCGGGGAACAGGTGACGCTCACGGCCGGTCTGATGCCCGATCTGGACCTGGGGTCCGAGACCGTCCTGACCCTGGGCGACGGCGTGGTGCTGGGCCGGGGCAGCCATGTCATCGCCGACACCAGCGTCTCGATCGGCTCGGACACCTACTGCGGTCCGTACGTCTACATCACCTCCACCAACCACAGTTACGACGATCCCCACGAGCCGGTCGGCAAGCAGTGGCCGCGCATGGAACCGGTGGAGATCGGGCCCGGTTGCTGGATCGGCACCGGGGCGGTGATCCTTCCGGGGGCCAGGCTCGGCCGTAACGTGGTGGTCGCGGCGGGAGCCGTCGTACGCGGAGAGGTGCCCGACCACGCGGTGGTGGCCGGGGCGCCCGCCAGGGTGGTGCGGAGCTGGGATCCGGAGAAGGGCTGGCAGCCACCGCTGCGCACTCCCGCGCCGGTGCCGATCCCCGACGGGGTCACGCCCGAGCAACTCGCCGCTGTGGCACTGCTGCTGGAGGACGCGGCCGACGGGGCGTGA
- a CDS encoding DMT family transporter codes for MTALFALATSLLWGLADFGGGLLTRRTPALTVVVVSQCIAAVVLGIVVIATGGWSEAGDRLWFAVAAGAVGPVAMLSFYKALALGPMGVVSPLGSLGVAVPVGVGLLVGERPGLLQFAGVAVAVAGVVMAGGPQLRGAPVQRRAVVLTLLAAFGFGAVMALIAEASTTVTGLFLALFVQRLTNIAVGGTALYVSVRRGGRALPEDGGAGVVRAALPALAFVGLADVAANGTYAIAAQHGPVTVAAVLASLYPVVTALAARGVLGERLRGVQAAGASLALLGTLLLATG; via the coding sequence ATGACAGCACTGTTCGCCCTGGCCACCAGCCTGCTGTGGGGGTTGGCCGATTTCGGCGGCGGACTGCTGACCCGGCGTACGCCCGCCCTCACCGTGGTGGTCGTGTCCCAGTGCATCGCCGCCGTCGTCCTGGGGATCGTCGTGATCGCGACCGGCGGCTGGAGCGAGGCCGGGGACCGCCTCTGGTTCGCGGTCGCGGCGGGGGCCGTCGGTCCGGTCGCGATGCTGAGCTTCTACAAGGCCCTGGCGCTGGGCCCGATGGGCGTGGTCTCCCCGCTCGGCTCCCTCGGAGTGGCGGTCCCGGTGGGGGTGGGGCTGCTGGTCGGCGAGCGACCCGGGCTGCTGCAGTTCGCCGGGGTGGCGGTCGCCGTCGCGGGGGTCGTCATGGCCGGTGGGCCGCAGCTGCGCGGCGCGCCGGTGCAGCGCCGGGCGGTCGTGCTGACCCTGCTGGCCGCTTTCGGCTTCGGAGCGGTGATGGCCCTGATCGCGGAGGCGTCCACCACCGTGACCGGCCTCTTCCTCGCCCTCTTCGTCCAACGGCTCACGAACATCGCGGTCGGCGGAACGGCTCTGTACGTCTCCGTACGCCGGGGCGGCCGGGCCCTGCCCGAGGACGGCGGGGCAGGCGTCGTCCGGGCCGCGCTCCCCGCACTTGCCTTCGTCGGGCTCGCCGATGTCGCGGCCAACGGTACGTATGCGATCGCCGCCCAGCACGGCCCGGTCACCGTGGCGGCCGTCCTGGCCTCGCTGTATCCGGTGGTGACGGCACTGGCGGCGCGAGGCGTGCTGGGTGAGCGACTACGCGGGGTCCAGGCGGCGGGCGCGAGCCTGGCCCTGCTCGGGACGCTCCTGCTGGCGACAGGCTGA
- a CDS encoding XRE family transcriptional regulator, giving the protein MSDLDQLTQSLARNLKRWRGERGFTLDALAARAGVSRGMIIQIEQARTNPSVGTTVKLADALGVSITTLLDYEQGAQVRLVPEAQAVRMWSTEAGSSTTLLVGTEARGPMELWSWHLMPGDSSASDPHPEGTVELLHVTVGELTLIVDGEAHAVPAGTSATFEAHVPHSYRNDGSEPVDLTMAVSIPPVRREGK; this is encoded by the coding sequence GTGTCTGACCTCGATCAGCTGACGCAGTCGCTCGCCCGCAACCTCAAGCGCTGGCGGGGCGAACGCGGTTTCACCCTGGACGCTCTCGCGGCACGGGCGGGGGTCAGTCGCGGCATGATCATCCAGATCGAGCAGGCCCGTACGAACCCGAGCGTCGGCACCACCGTCAAGTTGGCCGACGCGCTGGGCGTCAGCATCACCACCCTGCTCGACTACGAGCAGGGGGCCCAGGTACGGCTGGTGCCCGAGGCCCAGGCGGTGCGTATGTGGTCGACGGAGGCCGGCAGCTCGACCACGCTTCTGGTGGGCACGGAGGCCAGGGGGCCGATGGAGCTCTGGTCCTGGCATCTCATGCCCGGCGACAGCAGCGCCTCCGATCCGCACCCCGAGGGGACGGTGGAGCTCCTGCACGTCACGGTGGGCGAACTGACCCTGATCGTCGACGGCGAGGCCCACGCGGTGCCCGCCGGCACCTCCGCGACGTTCGAGGCGCACGTGCCGCACAGCTACCGCAACGACGGCTCCGAGCCCGTCGACCTGACCATGGCGGTCTCGATCCCACCGGTCCGCCGAGAGGGCAAGTGA
- a CDS encoding YbaK/EbsC family protein: MRSLLGIFSDATPAADQLDQLTPPVAEAVAAGWGGIPAGSVLHVDTGPEIADTAVFTEHYGPELLDTSANCVVVAGKRGGDITLAACVVLSRARVDVNGVVRKHLGSRKASFAPMDVAVGETGMEYGGITPIGLPAAWPLLVDPAVVDEEWVLIGSGRRRGKLIVPGKALAALPGAVVLEGLGV, from the coding sequence ATGCGCTCACTCCTGGGCATCTTCAGCGATGCCACCCCCGCCGCCGACCAGCTGGACCAGCTCACCCCTCCCGTCGCGGAAGCGGTGGCGGCAGGCTGGGGCGGCATCCCCGCCGGGTCGGTCCTCCACGTCGACACCGGCCCCGAGATCGCCGACACGGCCGTGTTCACCGAGCACTACGGACCGGAGCTGCTCGACACGTCGGCCAACTGTGTGGTGGTGGCGGGAAAGCGGGGCGGTGACATCACCCTGGCCGCGTGCGTGGTGCTGTCGCGCGCCCGGGTCGATGTGAACGGGGTGGTGCGCAAGCACCTCGGGAGCCGTAAGGCCTCCTTCGCCCCGATGGACGTGGCGGTCGGCGAGACCGGCATGGAGTACGGAGGGATCACCCCGATCGGCCTCCCGGCGGCCTGGCCCCTTCTGGTCGACCCCGCCGTGGTGGACGAGGAATGGGTCCTGATCGGCAGTGGCCGCCGCCGCGGCAAACTGATCGTCCCCGGCAAGGCACTGGCCGCGCTGCCGGGAGCGGTCGTGCTGGAAGGTCTCGGAGTCTGA
- a CDS encoding AAC(3) family N-acetyltransferase — protein MRAVTQHLLLGPGRTATQLCELGVRRGGVLLVHASMRSAGGDAGGMADALCRFLGPEGTLVVPAFTPENSDTSRSYLDRVRGLSDEARAEVRASMPAFDPAASPAPTMGALAESVRLTPGALRSAHPQTSFAALGPAAEKVLSGHRRDCHLGEDSPLARLYEADAQVLLLGTGFDSCTAFHLAEYRRPAPPRRLYRCVVASEGGRRWWEYEDTALDDSDFAALGADFVRARAEVVGNGPVGNARSHLFPLRAAVDFATRWLRDRRPGGC, from the coding sequence ATGCGCGCTGTGACACAGCATCTCCTCCTCGGCCCTGGACGCACCGCCACCCAGCTGTGCGAGCTCGGCGTGCGGCGTGGCGGCGTCCTGCTGGTGCATGCCTCGATGCGCTCCGCCGGCGGTGACGCGGGAGGCATGGCCGATGCGCTGTGCCGGTTTCTGGGTCCGGAGGGGACTCTGGTCGTCCCTGCCTTCACCCCGGAGAATTCCGACACCTCGCGCTCCTACCTGGACCGGGTGCGAGGCCTGAGCGACGAGGCCCGCGCCGAGGTGCGTGCGTCGATGCCCGCATTCGACCCGGCGGCGTCTCCCGCCCCCACCATGGGCGCGCTCGCCGAGTCGGTGCGGCTGACTCCGGGTGCGCTGCGCAGCGCCCACCCCCAGACCTCGTTCGCCGCACTCGGCCCGGCGGCGGAGAAGGTGCTCTCAGGCCACCGGCGGGACTGCCACCTGGGCGAGGACTCCCCCCTCGCCCGGCTGTACGAGGCGGACGCACAGGTCCTGCTGCTGGGCACGGGCTTCGACAGCTGCACCGCCTTCCACCTGGCGGAGTACCGCCGCCCCGCGCCGCCCCGCCGGCTCTACCGCTGTGTGGTGGCCTCGGAGGGCGGACGCCGCTGGTGGGAGTACGAGGACACCGCCCTGGACGACAGCGACTTCGCCGCGCTCGGCGCCGACTTCGTCCGGGCGCGGGCCGAAGTGGTCGGCAATGGCCCGGTGGGCAATGCGCGGAGCCACCTGTTTCCCCTCCGTGCCGCTGTGGACTTCGCCACGCGATGGCTCAGGGACCGTCGGCCCGGCGGCTGTTGA
- a CDS encoding CoA-binding protein, which produces MYADDETVRRILQDSGDTWAVVGLSTNRSRAAYGVAEALKRFGKRVVPVHPKAEPVHGEQGYASLADIPFPVDVVDVFVNSDLAGGVADEAVAVGAKAVWFQLGVIDEEAYERTRAAGLAMVMDRCPAIEIPRLDPRR; this is translated from the coding sequence ATGTACGCAGACGACGAGACAGTTCGCAGGATCCTCCAGGACTCGGGCGACACCTGGGCGGTGGTCGGCCTGTCCACCAACCGCTCCCGCGCGGCCTACGGGGTGGCGGAGGCCCTCAAGCGCTTCGGCAAGAGGGTGGTGCCCGTCCACCCCAAGGCGGAGCCGGTCCACGGCGAACAGGGATACGCCTCTCTGGCGGACATACCCTTCCCCGTCGACGTGGTGGATGTCTTCGTCAACAGCGACCTGGCGGGCGGTGTCGCCGACGAGGCGGTGGCGGTGGGCGCGAAGGCGGTCTGGTTCCAGCTCGGCGTGATCGACGAGGAGGCGTACGAGCGCACGCGCGCCGCCGGTCTCGCCATGGTGATGGACCGCTGCCCCGCGATCGAGATACCCCGTCTGGACCCCCGCCGCTGA
- a CDS encoding YigZ family protein, which yields MQEQYRTVARAGVHETEVSRSRFLCALAPAATEQEAQEFIARVRKEHPTANHNCFAYVIGADASVQKAGDDGEPGGTAGVPMLQMLLRREVRYAVAVVTRYFGGVKLGAGGLIRAYGGAVGEALDSLGTTTRRRFRLATVTVDHQRAGKLENDLRATGVDVRDVTYAEAVTIAIGVPDADVDGFRAWLADATAGSATLELGGEAYGDVPGG from the coding sequence ATGCAGGAGCAGTACCGGACAGTCGCCCGCGCGGGCGTGCACGAGACCGAGGTCAGCCGATCGCGCTTCCTCTGCGCACTCGCCCCCGCCGCCACCGAGCAGGAGGCGCAGGAGTTCATCGCGCGCGTCCGCAAGGAGCACCCCACCGCCAACCACAACTGCTTCGCCTACGTCATCGGCGCCGACGCCTCCGTGCAGAAGGCCGGTGACGACGGGGAGCCCGGCGGGACGGCCGGCGTTCCCATGCTGCAGATGCTCCTGCGCCGTGAGGTGCGGTACGCCGTCGCCGTGGTCACCCGCTACTTCGGCGGCGTCAAGCTCGGGGCGGGCGGACTGATCCGGGCGTACGGAGGAGCGGTCGGCGAGGCCCTCGACTCGCTGGGCACGACCACCCGCCGCCGGTTCCGCCTCGCCACCGTCACCGTCGACCACCAGCGGGCGGGCAAGCTGGAGAACGATCTGCGGGCCACCGGAGTGGACGTCCGCGACGTGACCTACGCGGAGGCGGTGACCATCGCGATCGGTGTGCCGGACGCGGACGTCGACGGCTTCAGGGCGTGGCTGGCCGACGCCACGGCAGGCTCCGCGACGCTGGAACTGGGTGGCGAGGCGTACGGGGACGTCCCGGGCGGATGA